A genomic stretch from Argiope bruennichi chromosome 2, qqArgBrue1.1, whole genome shotgun sequence includes:
- the LOC129991014 gene encoding shematrin-like protein 1 has translation MMKAVLALVLAMAAIAFASTGVDVIRHTPGYDGFYGLYGYAPYYYGYGNGYFEYDGLAFGPYNYYGLGYRGYLGGLGYF, from the exons ATGATGAAGGCCGTG CTCGCTCTTGTCTTGGCTATGGCAGCCATTGCTTTTGCCTCGACCGGCGTCGATGTCATTCGCCACACTCCTGGATATGATGGCTTCTATGGTCTCTACGGATATGCACCCTACTATTACGGATACGGAAACGGATATTTTGAATATGATGGACTTGCTTTCGGACCTTACAACTACTATGGTCTAGGATACCGAGGATACTTAGGAGGACtcggttatttttaa